Proteins from one Flavobacterium branchiarum genomic window:
- a CDS encoding DUF58 domain-containing protein, translating into MKIESQIEKISSFQHLEMLANQVVEGFISGMHKSPFHGFSAEFAEHKVYNVGESTKHIDWKLFAKTDRLYAKRFEEETNLRCHLIIDNSASMHYPELNSNQSFYENKIGFSVLASAVLMNILKKQRDAVGLSVFSDSYEYYAPEKGSDRHHRMLLNKLEELLEKPKTSKKTDTITYLHQIAEKIHRRSMIILFTDMFQSENEELLFNALQHLKHNKHKVVLFHVIDKETEVKFDFDNAPRKFIDLETGEEVAVFADNVKIEYEKEVESYFKRLSLTCAQNRIKYVPVAVGENFEKILTTYLVEKQNFG; encoded by the coding sequence ATGAAGATTGAATCACAAATAGAGAAGATTTCTAGTTTTCAGCATCTTGAGATGTTGGCTAATCAGGTAGTGGAAGGTTTTATTTCGGGAATGCATAAAAGTCCATTTCATGGTTTCTCGGCAGAATTTGCAGAACATAAAGTGTATAATGTTGGAGAAAGTACCAAGCATATAGATTGGAAGCTATTTGCTAAGACAGATCGATTGTATGCAAAGCGATTTGAGGAGGAAACGAATTTGCGTTGTCATTTGATTATAGATAATTCGGCATCGATGCATTATCCTGAATTAAATTCGAATCAGTCTTTCTATGAGAATAAAATAGGATTTTCGGTTTTAGCTTCGGCTGTTTTAATGAATATATTAAAGAAACAACGTGATGCGGTAGGTTTGAGTGTGTTTTCTGATAGTTATGAGTATTATGCGCCTGAAAAGGGGAGTGATCGCCACCATAGAATGTTACTTAATAAACTGGAAGAGCTTTTAGAGAAACCGAAGACAAGCAAAAAAACGGATACGATTACTTATTTGCATCAGATTGCAGAGAAGATCCACAGACGTTCGATGATTATCCTTTTTACAGATATGTTTCAGTCAGAAAACGAAGAGTTGTTGTTTAATGCATTGCAACATCTAAAACATAACAAGCATAAAGTGGTTCTGTTTCATGTAATAGATAAGGAGACAGAAGTGAAATTTGATTTTGATAATGCCCCACGCAAGTTTATTGATTTAGAAACAGGGGAAGAAGTAGCTGTTTTTGCCGATAATGTGAAAATAGAATACGAAAAAGAGGTGGAGAGTTATTTTAAACGCTTGTCTTTAACCTGTGCTCAGAACCGAATTAAGTACGTTCCGGTCGCAGTAGGTGAAAATTTTGAAAAAATATTAACGACTTACTTGGTTGAAAAACAAAACTTTGGATAA
- a CDS encoding helix-turn-helix domain-containing protein: MEQKIHQGRNLKRFREMLNIKQEALAYDLGEDWNQKKISMLEQKDVIEDNLLKQISTVLKIPVEAFQNFDEEQAVNLISCNFSDNAMFNNRIEVFNNNPIDKLIHLHEEKIALYERMLKEKDEMMARLEKLINK; encoded by the coding sequence ATGGAACAAAAAATACATCAAGGAAGAAACCTAAAGCGTTTCAGAGAAATGCTTAATATAAAGCAAGAGGCATTGGCTTATGATTTAGGAGAAGACTGGAATCAGAAGAAAATTTCTATGCTTGAGCAGAAAGATGTAATTGAAGACAATCTACTTAAGCAAATCTCTACAGTATTAAAAATTCCAGTTGAAGCATTTCAGAACTTTGACGAGGAGCAGGCAGTGAATTTAATCTCATGTAATTTCTCAGACAATGCAATGTTTAATAACAGGATTGAAGTTTTCAATAATAATCCAATTGATAAATTGATCCACCTTCACGAAGAAAAAATTGCTTTATACGAGCGTATGCTGAAAGAGAAAGACGAAATGATGGCAAGACTTGAAAAATTAATCAACAAATAA
- a CDS encoding helix-turn-helix domain-containing protein has product MEQKIHQGRNLKRFREMLNIKQEALAYDLGEDWNQKKISMLEQKDVIEDSLLQQISAVLRIPAEAFQNFDEEQAINIISNTFHDTQGLINYNPTFNNNPIDKLIQLHEEKIALYERMLKEKDEMMARLEKLINK; this is encoded by the coding sequence ATGGAACAAAAAATACATCAAGGAAGAAACCTAAAGCGTTTCAGAGAAATGCTTAATATAAAGCAAGAGGCATTGGCTTATGATTTGGGAGAAGACTGGAATCAGAAGAAAATTTCTATGCTTGAGCAGAAAGATGTAATTGAAGACAGCCTGTTGCAACAAATTTCAGCTGTACTAAGAATTCCTGCAGAAGCTTTTCAGAACTTTGATGAGGAGCAAGCAATAAATATTATTTCTAATACTTTTCATGATACTCAAGGCTTGATAAATTATAATCCAACTTTCAATAATAATCCAATTGATAAATTGATTCAGCTTCACGAAGAAAAAATTGCTTTATACGAGCGCATGCTGAAAGAGAAAGACGAGATGATGGCAAGACTTGAAAAATTAATCAACAAATAG